A single Anopheles funestus chromosome 2RL, idAnoFuneDA-416_04, whole genome shotgun sequence DNA region contains:
- the LOC125761480 gene encoding protein zerknuellt, which translates to MSLTASTAKSIVSTPFSINDILTRSRRVERHSSGESSGNEEDMKTYYHARHHHHHHNHYHPQQLRHQHQRRNATAHEASASPRSTVEEGLYGKLSLSYYNNNNNNPNNETGSTATTFSLNGLPPALRRGSLDCFMVTTDANGQEVASRQDSSAPMQDGDAGPTERIANMLLEGSGRGSGCYRLAKSTHHRSESPIDMRRLTENDSDCDSSSPYTSALGLHGTQQTPMLANEEIPSARKKRSRAAFSHAQVFELERRFAQQRYLSGPERSELAKNLRLTETQVKIWFQNRRYKTKRKQIQQHEAALLSATKRVPVQVLVREDGSYGPMLAAGQPHYATGLDPALLNVYRHQIQMAYGMPGIPPMPFSYFYPSKIATVPNGPIAPSVVLPTPSSSSSTSSVSCKPPAIHHHGLVSSGPLNFSTRCDSDSENVNSAGQRSRSPSELSGPGSDGTRPRSQTEMETNGHCSVLSSGGEGEEDECENVEID; encoded by the exons ATGAGCTTGACTGCTTCGACCGCAAAGTCGATCGTGTCGACACCCTTCTCGATAAACGATATCCTTACCAGAAGCCGGCGGGTCGAGCGTCACAGCTCGGGTGAATCGTCTGGCAACGAGGAAGACATGAAGACGTACTATCACGCacgccaccatcatcaccatcataacCATTACCATCCACAGCAACTTCGCCATCAGCATCAAAGGCGAAATGCTACTGCCCACGAAGCTTCCGCCAGTCCTCGCTCGACCGTGGAAGAGGGACTGTACGGGAAGCTAAGCCTAAGCTACtataacaacaataataataatccgAACAATGAAACTGGTTCCACGGCGACCACGTTTTCATTGAACGGATTGCCACCTGCCTTACGTCGTGGGTCGTTAGATTGTTTCATGGTGACAACGGATGCGAATGGTCAAGAAGTCGCGTCAAGGCAGGATTCTAGTGCACCGATGCAGGATGGCGATGCCGGACCGACGGAACGCATTGCCAACATGCTGCTGGAAGGATCGGGCCGAGGATCGGGATGCTATCGACTCGCGAAGTCAACCCATCATCGTAGCGAAAGTCCCATCGATATGCGACGTTTGACGGAAAACGATTCGG ACTGTGACTCATCGTCACCTTACACCAGTGCACTGGGACTACACGGTACCCAACAAACGCCAATGTTGGCCAACGAAGAGATACCTTCCGCAAGGAAGAAACGTTCCCGGGCTGCATTCAGTCACGCTCAGGTGTTTGAGCTTGAGCGTCGTTTCGCCCAACAACGATACCTTTCCGGGCCGGAGCGTTCCGAGCTCGCTAAGAACTTGCGACTTACCGAGACGCAGGTCAAGATCTGGTTCCAGAACAGGCGTtacaaaacgaaaaggaaacagaTCCAGCAACATGAGGCCGCACTGCTTAGCGCTACGAAACGCGTCCCGGTGCAGGTGCTGGTGCGGGAAGATGGATCGTACGGACCAATGTTGGCCGCTGGTCAACCACACTACGCTACCGGACTCGATCCTGCCCTGCTGAACGTTTATCGACACCAG ATACAGATGGCGTACGGAATGCCTGGAATACCTCCAATGCCGTTTTCCTACTTCTATCCCTCGAAGATAGCCACCGTACCTAATGGACCGATCGCACCGTCCGTCGTTCTGCCCACGCCTTCATCGTCATCCTCTACCTCCTCCGTATCCTGTAAACCACCGGCCATCCATCATCATGGGCTCGTATCGTCCGGACCACTAAACTTCTCCACCCGATGTGATAGTGATTCGGAAAATGTTAACTCCGCCGGACAACGGTCACGATCACCCTCGGAACTGTCGGGACCGGGTTCGGACGGAACACGACCACGTAGCCAGACGGAGATGGAAACCAATGGCCATTGCAGTGTGCTATCGTCTGGTGGTGAGGGCGAAGAAGACGAATGTGAGAATGTGGAGATCGATTAG